A portion of the Perognathus longimembris pacificus isolate PPM17 chromosome 20, ASM2315922v1, whole genome shotgun sequence genome contains these proteins:
- the Mesd gene encoding LRP chaperone MESD: MAASIWVRAAVLLLCASDLWLLPPGGASAADSPAGTPDEATPPPRRKKKDIRDYNDADMARLLEQWEKDDDIEEGDLPEHKRPSAPVDFSKIDPGKPESILKMTKKGKTLMMFVTVSGNPTEKETEEITSLWQGSLFNANYDVQRFIVGSDRAIFMLRDGGYAWEIKDFLVSQDRCADVTLEGQVYPGKGGGSKEKNKTKQEKGTKKKDDPKPRASKEDNRAGKRREDL, encoded by the exons ATGGCGGCCTCCATCTGGGTCCGCGCTGCTGTGCTCCTGCTTTGTGCGTCTGACCTCTGGCTGCTGCCGCCCGGTGGGGCCTCAGCGGCCGACAGTCCGGCCGGGACGCCTGACGAGGCCACGCCACCGCCGcggaggaagaagaaggacatCCGCGACTACAACGATGCAGACATGGCGCGTCTTCTGGAACAGTGGGAG AAAGATGACGACATAGAAGAAGGAGATCTTCCAGAGCACAAGAGACCCTCGGCCCCTGTGGACTTCTCAAAGATAGACCCCGGCAAGCCTGAAAGTATAttgaaaatgacaaagaaagGGAAGACCCTCATGATGTTTGTCACCGTGTCCGGCAACCCCACCgagaaggagacagaggagaTCACCAGCCTGTGGCAGGGCAGCCTGTTCAACGCCAATTACGATGTCCAGAG GTTTATCGTGGGGTCGGACCGTGCCATCTTCATGCTTCGTGATGGGGGCTATGCCTGGGAGATCAAGGACTTTCTGGTCAGTCAGGACAGGTGTGCTGATGTGACCCTAGAGGGACAGGTGTACCCTGGCAAAGGAGgaggaagcaaagagaagaataaaacaaagcaagagaAAGGCACAAAGAAGAAGGATGATccgaaacccagggcttccaagGAAGACAACCGGGCTGGAAAGAGGCGAGAAGACCTGTAG